A genomic window from Scylla paramamosain isolate STU-SP2022 unplaced genomic scaffold, ASM3559412v1 Contig20, whole genome shotgun sequence includes:
- the LOC135097455 gene encoding LOW QUALITY PROTEIN: cytosolic Fe-S cluster assembly factor nubp1-like (The sequence of the model RefSeq protein was modified relative to this genomic sequence to represent the inferred CDS: deleted 1 base in 1 codon) has protein sequence MSAKPEDIKVTLKDLVVVRERLASVKNKVLVLSGKGGLGKSTVSVMLGLTLALDDSKEVGFLDIDICGPSQPRVLGTAEEKVHSSGVGWSPVYVSDNLAVMSVGFLLNSADDAVIWRGPKKDVIDEVVFKHVAVDEVALLDVRKEITFCRKVNIPIIGLVENMTTFVCPKCKTKTAVFPATTGCDPQLAEDTEMPLLGQLPLDPRVAQACDEVTNIPTQEPDAAVTQAYKDIANKIKEYCDTQSQEAT, from the exons ATGAGTGCCAAGCCTGAGGACATCAAGGTCACTCTTAAAG acctggtggtggtgagggagcgcCTGGCATCCGTCAAGAACAAGGTGCTGGTGCTGTCTGGCAAGGGAGGCTTGGGCAAGTCCACTGTGAGTGTCATGTTGGGCCTTACCTTGGCCCTCGACGACTCCAAGGAG GTGGGGTTCCTTGACATTGACATCTGTGGGCCGTCTCAGCCGCGGGTGTTGGGGACAGCAGAGGAGAAGGTCCACTCTTCAGGTGTTGGCTGGTCCCCTGTG TATGTGTCTGACAATCTGGCTGTCATGTCCGTTGGGTTCCTGCTCAACAGTGCAGACGACGCTGTCATCTGGAGGGGACCCAAGAAAGATG TGATTGACGAGGTAGTGTTTAAGCATGTAGCTGTGGAT GAAGTGGCTCTGCtggatgtgaggaaggaaatCACATTCTGCAGGAAAGTGAACATTCCCATCATTGGCCTGGTGGAGAACATGACCACCTTTGTGTGCCCCAAGTGTAAG ACCAAGACGGCCGTCTTCCCTGCCACTACT GGATGTGACCCCCAGCTGGCAGAGGATACTGAGATGCCACTGCTTGGCCAGCTGCCGCTGGACCCCCGGGTGGCCCAGGCGTGTGATGAAGTCACCAACATTCCGACACAAGAGCCAGATGCTGCTGTCACTCAGGCATACAAAGACATTGCAAACA
- the LOC135097464 gene encoding uncharacterized protein LOC135097464 isoform X2, with protein MKQCPMLIPTLLCCRGVSVLQAELCSKKSYKTSSSTEIVKVPGTCFVQPAAPSPARPCLDESAVGFPVLERELPSQSGHLKYSLEANMTTPQVTKVWQSCKCCVRQHPQHDQLHSSVCCLIWRPPPAWI; from the exons ATGAAGCAGTGCCCCATGCTGATACCAACCCTGCTGTGCTGTAGAGGGGTCAGTGTGCTTCAGGCAGAATTGTGTAGCAAGAAATCATACAAAACTTCTTCCAGCACTGAA ATTGTCAAAGTGCCTGGGACATGTTTTGTACAGCCAGCTGCACCATCACCAGCTCGTCCATGCTTGGATGAATCTGCTGTTGGGTTTCCTGTGCTTGAGAGAGAACTTCCAAGTCAGAGTGGCCATCTGAAATACAGTTTAGAAGCAAACATGACTACACCTCAAGTTACAAA GGTATGGCAGTCCTGCAAATGTTGTGTGAGACAACATCCACAGCATGACCAACTCCACAGCAGTGTGTGTTGTCTCATCTGGAGGCCCCCACCTGCATGGATATGA
- the LOC135097464 gene encoding uncharacterized protein LOC135097464 isoform X1 — protein MKQCPMLIPTLLCCRGVSVLQAELCSKKSYKTSSSTEIVKVPGTCFVQPAAPSPARPCLDESAVGFPVLERELPSQSGHLKYSLEANMTTPQVTNADDTALSNPEAPVDPATPAEEGWMAPTPLLVEGCGPRGPDTSGKKKKKKAVITAGYGSPANVV, from the exons ATGAAGCAGTGCCCCATGCTGATACCAACCCTGCTGTGCTGTAGAGGGGTCAGTGTGCTTCAGGCAGAATTGTGTAGCAAGAAATCATACAAAACTTCTTCCAGCACTGAA ATTGTCAAAGTGCCTGGGACATGTTTTGTACAGCCAGCTGCACCATCACCAGCTCGTCCATGCTTGGATGAATCTGCTGTTGGGTTTCCTGTGCTTGAGAGAGAACTTCCAAGTCAGAGTGGCCATCTGAAATACAGTTTAGAAGCAAACATGACTACACCTCAAGTTACAAA TGCAGATGATACAGCATTGTCAAATCCAGAGGCCCCTGTGGACCCAGCGACACCAGCAGAAGAGGGTTGGATGGCTCCAACACCACTGCTGGTGGAAGGCTGTGGTCCTAGAGGCCCTGacacttctggaaaaaaaaaaaaaaaaaaagctgtcatTACTGCAG GGTATGGCAGTCCTGCAAATGTTGTGTGA